One Anser cygnoides isolate HZ-2024a breed goose chromosome 4, Taihu_goose_T2T_genome, whole genome shotgun sequence genomic region harbors:
- the RMND5A gene encoding E3 ubiquitin-protein transferase RMND5A isoform X1 yields the protein MEQCVTVERELEKVLQKFSGYGQLCERSLEELIQYAGGLRREILQSENQDGDLSGTISLVMTQCCKRIKDTVQKLASDHKDIHSSVSRVGKAIDKNFDSDISSVGIDGCWQADSQRILNEVMVEHFFRQGMLDVAEELCQESGLSIDQSQKEPFVELNRILEALKVRVLRPALEWAVSNREMLMAQNSSLEFKLHRLYFISLLMGGTANQREALQYAKNFQPFALNHQKDIQVLMGSLVYLRQGIENSPYVHLLDANQWADICDIFTRDACALLGLSVESPLSVSFSAGCVALPALINIKAVIEQRQCTGVWNQKDELPIEVDLGKKCWYHSIFACPILRQQTTDNNPPMKLVCGHIISRDALNKMFNGSKLKCPYCPMEQSPGDAKQIFF from the exons ATGGAGCAGTGCGTGACGGTGGAGCGGGAGCTGGAGAAGGTGCTGCAGAAGTTCTCGGGCTACGGGCAGCTGTGCGAGCGGAGCCTGGAGGAGCTCATCCAGTACGCGGGGGGGCTGCGCAGGGAGATCCTGCAGAGCGAGA ATCAAGATGGAGACCTGTCAGGGACGATTTCACTGGTCATGACGCAGTGCTGTAAAAGGATAAAGGACACAGTTCAGAAACTGGCCTCCGACCACAAGGACATTCACAGCAGCGTATCCCGTGTTGGAAAAGCCATTGACAAG AATTTCGACTCTGACATCAGCAGTGTGGGGATAGACGGGTGCTGGCAGGCTGACAGCCAGCGAATCCTCAACGAGGTGATGGTGGAGCACTTCTTCCGACAGGGGATGCTGGATGTAGCCGAGGAGCTTTGTCAG gaatCCGGTCTGTCAATAGATCAAAGTCAGAAAGAACCATTTGTGGAGTTAAACCGAATATTGGAAGCATTAAAAGTTAGAGTTCTGAGACCTGCTTTAGA GTGGGCGGTATCCAACAGAGAAATGCTCATGGCACAGAATAGTTCGCTGGAGTTTAAGCTACACAGATTGTATTTCATTAGTTTATTGATGGGTGGAACAGCAAATCAAAGAGAAGCACTTCAGTATGCAAAAAACTTTCAGCCGTTTGCCCTAAATCATCAGAAAG ATATTCAGGTTTTGATGGGCAGCCTGGTGTATCTGAGGCAAGGCATAGAGAACTCTCCGTACGTTCATCTATTAGATGCAAATCAGTGGGCGGACATCTGTGACATCTTCACAAGAGATGCCTGTGCTCTTCTGGGTCTCTCAGTTGAATCACCTCTCAGTGTTAG tttttcagcAGGGTGTGTAGCGTTACCAGCTCTAATTAATATCAAAGCAGTTATCGAGCAAAGGCAGTGCACAGGTGTTTGGAACCAGAAGGACGAACTACCG aTTGAAGTGGACCTTGGTAAAAAGTGCTGGTATCATTCAATATTTGCCTGTCCCATTCTCCGTCAGCAAACAACAGATAACAACCCACCTATGAAATTAGTCTGTGGTCATATTATATCAAGAGATGCtttgaataaaatgtttaatggCAGCAA
- the RMND5A gene encoding E3 ubiquitin-protein transferase RMND5A isoform X2, with the protein MTQCCKRIKDTVQKLASDHKDIHSSVSRVGKAIDKNFDSDISSVGIDGCWQADSQRILNEVMVEHFFRQGMLDVAEELCQESGLSIDQSQKEPFVELNRILEALKVRVLRPALEWAVSNREMLMAQNSSLEFKLHRLYFISLLMGGTANQREALQYAKNFQPFALNHQKDIQVLMGSLVYLRQGIENSPYVHLLDANQWADICDIFTRDACALLGLSVESPLSVSFSAGCVALPALINIKAVIEQRQCTGVWNQKDELPIEVDLGKKCWYHSIFACPILRQQTTDNNPPMKLVCGHIISRDALNKMFNGSKLKCPYCPMEQSPGDAKQIFF; encoded by the exons ATGACGCAGTGCTGTAAAAGGATAAAGGACACAGTTCAGAAACTGGCCTCCGACCACAAGGACATTCACAGCAGCGTATCCCGTGTTGGAAAAGCCATTGACAAG AATTTCGACTCTGACATCAGCAGTGTGGGGATAGACGGGTGCTGGCAGGCTGACAGCCAGCGAATCCTCAACGAGGTGATGGTGGAGCACTTCTTCCGACAGGGGATGCTGGATGTAGCCGAGGAGCTTTGTCAG gaatCCGGTCTGTCAATAGATCAAAGTCAGAAAGAACCATTTGTGGAGTTAAACCGAATATTGGAAGCATTAAAAGTTAGAGTTCTGAGACCTGCTTTAGA GTGGGCGGTATCCAACAGAGAAATGCTCATGGCACAGAATAGTTCGCTGGAGTTTAAGCTACACAGATTGTATTTCATTAGTTTATTGATGGGTGGAACAGCAAATCAAAGAGAAGCACTTCAGTATGCAAAAAACTTTCAGCCGTTTGCCCTAAATCATCAGAAAG ATATTCAGGTTTTGATGGGCAGCCTGGTGTATCTGAGGCAAGGCATAGAGAACTCTCCGTACGTTCATCTATTAGATGCAAATCAGTGGGCGGACATCTGTGACATCTTCACAAGAGATGCCTGTGCTCTTCTGGGTCTCTCAGTTGAATCACCTCTCAGTGTTAG tttttcagcAGGGTGTGTAGCGTTACCAGCTCTAATTAATATCAAAGCAGTTATCGAGCAAAGGCAGTGCACAGGTGTTTGGAACCAGAAGGACGAACTACCG aTTGAAGTGGACCTTGGTAAAAAGTGCTGGTATCATTCAATATTTGCCTGTCCCATTCTCCGTCAGCAAACAACAGATAACAACCCACCTATGAAATTAGTCTGTGGTCATATTATATCAAGAGATGCtttgaataaaatgtttaatggCAGCAA